In one window of Syngnathus scovelli strain Florida chromosome 20, RoL_Ssco_1.2, whole genome shotgun sequence DNA:
- the LOC125990480 gene encoding adenylate cyclase type 3-like isoform X3: MSNKVRRGDTEEPAERPRDVTPLGPSRGPLSSVRSVFRPDSLEKLYQSYFRQRRQQNMLMLLTFAALFNGFVVVTCAAVYTERKRAMLAVAAVGLAADVVFYELYRRHKLPGSTVSRGAVPYVLWLMVSVHVLCYTGLNFGHASHASDAVAWQAFFSFSAFLTLPLNLSALLLLSGLSCGIHLLLLGLTVAQRFEDHLQGPLLVRQLLANALLYLCAAAVGVMSYFMSDSKYRMAFLEARQSLEVKITLEEQSAQQEELLLSILPKHIADEMLQGMKNQGTENQVQEQQKQFNTMYMYRHEHVSILFADMVGFTQLSSTCSAQELVKLLNELFARFDKLAERHHQLRIKILGDCYYCICGLPDFREDHAACSIMMGLSMVDAISYVREMTQTEVDMRVGVHTGTVLGGVLGQKRWQFDVWSTDVTVANKMESGGVPGRVHISQSTKECLHGEFELEPGNGGQRCEYLLEKGIDTYLVLVPKTEEPKRKVSVVSTQKSWQLINTTSNGNVVSASPVSESHQERYRLVGEQVINARLQQELLERETQQILKKRIHLVWLRFVDGKLEARYSSEKEKRSGAAFCCCAMVLFFITAMEVFIDPLLVVNYVTLAIGEVLLLVLTACSLAAIFPRRLVSFSLWIDRTRWARNTWAMAAIFVLTMTVVADMLSCVPPHFRLVNGTSDMALDVLGECAENPKHYSFMGVMLLVAAAMLVQVSHVIKLSLMLLIVTATGAVNIHGWRDIYDLYDFVHFASYRTSMIPSKYLMTVMTVVMMVSLYLFARHLERQSRELFLWKVGVHDQKEKVLEMRRWNEALVTNMLPEHVAKHFLGTKKRDEELYSQSYEEVGVMFASIPNFSDFYTEESINNGGIECLRILNEIISDFDSLLDRDEFRTITKIKTIGSTYMAASGLTPKSSVNGHGDRRKSEELLEHWQHLANLADFALAMKVTLDNLNKQSFNNFMLRIGLNKGAVLAGVIGARKPHYDIWGNTVNVASRMESTGVMGNIQVVEDCFDILKFFGFRFVRRGPILVKGKGELLTFFMKGKEKNPSDVLPQTTLPHQVVHVF; encoded by the exons ATGTCCAACAAGGTCCGTCGCGGAGACACGGAGGAGCCCGCCGAGCGCCCCCGCGATGTCACGCCGCTCGGGCCCAGCCGCGGCCCGCTATCGAGCGTCCGATCGGTTTTCAGGCCCGACTCCCTGGAGAAGCTTTACCAGAGTTACTTCCGGCAGAGGAGGCAGCAGAACATGCTGATGCTGCTGACCTTCGCCGCCCTCTTCAACGGCTTCGTGGTGGTCACGTGCGCCGCCGTGTACACCGAGCGCAAGCGGGCCATGCTGGCGGTGGCGGCCGTGGGGCTGGCCGCCGACGTGGTCTTCTACGAGCTGTACCGGCGGCACAAGCTGCCCGGGTCGACGGTCTCACGAGGTGCCGTCCCGTACGTGCTATGGCTGATGGTGAGCGTCCACGTGCTGTGCTACACGGGGCTCAACTTCGGCCACGCTTCCCACGCCAGCGACGCGGTGGCCTGGCAGGCCTTCTTTAGCTTCTCCGCTTTCCTGACTCTGCCCCTCAACCTGTCGGCCCTGCTCCTGCTCTCGGGGCTCTCCTGCGGGATCCACCTGCTTCTCCTGGGCCTGACTGTGGCTCAGAGATTTGAGGACCACTTACAAGGGCCCCTGCTGGTCAGGCAG CTCCTGGCCAACGCCTTGCTGTACCTGTGTGCAGCCGCAGTGGGGGTGATGTCATACTTCATGTCTGACAGCAAGTACAGGATGGCCTTTTTGGAGGCGCGCCAGTCCCTGGAGGTCAAAATCACGCTGGAGGAGCAAAGCGCCCAGCAG GAGGAGCTACTGTTGTCCATCCTGCCCAAGCACATTGCCGATGAGATGCTGCAGGGTATGAAGAACCAAGGCACTGAGAACCAAGTCCAGGAGCAGCAGAAGCAGTTTAACACCATGTACATGTACCGCCACGAGCACGTCAG CATCCTGTTTGCCGACATGGTGGGCTTCACCCAGCTGTCCTCCACCTGCAGCGCTCAGGAGCTGGTCAAGCTGCTCAACGAGCTCTTCGCTCGCTTTGATAAACTGGCCGAA CGTCACCATCAGCTGCGGATCAAAATCCTGGGCGACTGCTACTACTGCATCTGCGGTCTTCCGGACTTCCGAGAAGATCACGCCGCCTGCTCCATCATGATGGGGCTCTCCATGGTGGACGCCATCTC TTACGTGCGGGAGATGACCCAAACCGAGGTGGACATGCGAGTGGGGGTCCACACGGGAACCGTGTTGGGAGGAGTGCTGGGTCAGAAGCGTTGGCAGTTTGACGTCTGGTCCACCGATGTCACCGTCGCCAACAAGATGGAGTCGGGGGGCGTTCCCGG TCGAGTGCATATTTCTCAAAGCACCAAGGAATGTCTCCACGGCGAGTTTGAACTTGAGCCGGGAAACGGCGGCCAGAGATGCGAGTACCTGCTGGAGAAAGGCATCGACACTTATTTGGTTCTGGTTCCTAAAACGGAGGAACCCAAGAGAAAAGTAAGCGTGGTGTCTACCCAAAAATCCTGGCAGTTGATCAACACCACGTCAAACGGGAACGTGGTTTCAGCGTCTCCGGTCTCTGAGTCCCATCAGGAG CGGTACCGCTTGGTAGGAGAACAAGTCATCAACGCGCGACTCCAGCAGGAGCTCCTGGAGAGAGAAACACAGCAAAT acTGAAGAAGCGGATCCATCTGGTGTGGTTGCGTTTTGTGGACGGCAAGCTGGAGGCGCGCTACTCCTCGGAGAAGGAGAAGCGCAGCGGGGCGGCCTTCTGCTGCTGCGCCATGGTGCTGTTCTTCATCACCGCCATGGAGGTCTTCATCGACCCGCT ACTGGTGGTGAACTACGTGACTCTGGCCATCGGAGAAGTTCTGTTGCTGGTCCTCACGGCGTGCTCCCTCGCCGCCATCTTCCCGAGG AGGCTGGTGTCCTTCTCTTTGTGGATCGACCGCACACGCTGGGCGAGAAACACCTGGGCCATGGCGGCCATTTTTGTCCTCACCATGACCGTGGTGGCTGATATG ctcagcTGCGTTCCGCCTCACTTCCGGTTGGTCAACGGGACGTCGGACATGGCGCTGGACGTGCTGGGCGAGTGCGCCGAGAACCCCAAGCACTACAGCTTCATGGGCGTGATGTTGCTGGTGGCCGCCGCCATGCTGGTGCAGGTCAGCCACGTGATCAAGCTGAGCCTGATGCTGCTGATCGTCACGGCGACGGGGGCCGTTAACATCCACGGCTGGCGAGACATCTACGATCTCTACGACTTTGTGCATTTTGCATCGTACAG AACCTCCATGATACCATCCAAGTACCTGATGACGGTGATGACCGTGGTGATGATGGTCAGCCTCTACCTCTTTGCCCGCCAC TTGGAGCGTCAATCCAGAGAGCTGTTCCTGTGGAAGGTGGGCGTGCACGACCAAAAGGAGAAAGTGCTGGAGATGAGACGCTGGAACGAAGCGCTGGTCACCAACATGTTGCCCGAGCACGTGGCCAAGCACTTCCTGGGCACCAAAAAGAGAGATGAG GAGCTGTACAGTCAGTCGTACGAAGAAGTAGGCGTGATGTTCGCATCCATCCCTAATTTCTCCGACTTCTACACAGAAGAAAGCATCAACAACGGAGGCATCGAGTGCCTCCGGATCCTCAACGAGATCATCTCTGATTTTGACAGC CTACTCGACCGGGACGAGTTCCGCACCATCACCAAGATCAAGACAATAGGAAGCACCTACATGGCAGCGTCGGGCCTCACCCCGAAAAGCAGCGTAAACGGACACGGCGACCGTCGCAAG TCGGAGGAGCTTCTGGAGCACTGGCAGCACCTGGCCAATCTGGCTGACTTCGCTTTGGCCATGAAAGTCACCCTGGACAACCTCAACAAGCAGTCGTTCAATAACTTCATGCTACGAATCG GACTTAATAAAGGTGCCGTTCTGGCCGGCGTGATCGGAGCTCGTAAACCTCACTACGACATCTGGGGGAACACGGTCAACGTGGCCAGCAGGATGGAGTCCACCGGAGTCATGGGGAACATTCAG GTGGTGGAGGACTGCTTCGACATCCTAAAGTTCTTCGGCTTCCGCTTTGTGCGAAGGGGACCCATTCTTGTCAAAGGGAAAGGCGAGCTGCTCACCTTCTTCATGAAGGGCAAAGAAAAAAACCCAAGCGACGTTCTTCCACAAACCACTCTTCCGCACCAAGTGGtgcatgttttttga
- the LOC125990480 gene encoding adenylate cyclase type 3-like isoform X2 gives MSNKVRRGDTEEPAERPRDVTPLGPSRGPLSSVRSVFRPDSLEKLYQSYFRQRRQQNMLMLLTFAALFNGFVVVTCAAVYTERKRAMLAVAAVGLAADVVFYELYRRHKLPGSTVSRGAVPYVLWLMVSVHVLCYTGLNFGHASHASDAVAWQAFFSFSAFLTLPLNLSALLLLSGLSCGIHLLLLGLTVAQRFEDHLQGPLLVRQLLANALLYLCAAAVGVMSYFMSDSKYRMAFLEARQSLEVKITLEEQSAQQEELLLSILPKHIADEMLQGMKNQGTENQVQEQQKQFNTMYMYRHEHVSILFADMVGFTQLSSTCSAQELVKLLNELFARFDKLAERHHQLRIKILGDCYYCICGLPDFREDHAACSIMMGLSMVDAISYVREMTQTEVDMRVGVHTGTVLGGVLGQKRWQFDVWSTDVTVANKMESGGVPGRVHISQSTKECLHGEFELEPGNGGQRCEYLLEKGIDTYLVLVPKTEEPKRKVSVVSTQKSWQLINTTSNGNVVSASPVSESHQERYRLVGEQVINARLQQELLERETQQILKKRIHLVWLRFVDGKLEARYSSEKEKRSGAAFCCCAMVLFFITAMEVFIDPLLVVNYVTLAIGEVLLLVLTACSLAAIFPRFFSKRLVSFSLWIDRTRWARNTWAMAAIFVLTMTVVADMLSCVPPHFRLVNGTSDMALDVLGECAENPKHYSFMGVMLLVAAAMLVQVSHVIKLSLMLLIVTATGAVNIHGWRDIYDLYDFVHFASYRTSMIPSKYLMTVMTVVMMVSLYLFARHLERQSRELFLWKVGVHDQKEKVLEMRRWNEALVTNMLPEHVAKHFLGTKKRDEELYSQSYEEVGVMFASIPNFSDFYTEESINNGGIECLRILNEIISDFDSLLDRDEFRTITKIKTIGSTYMAASGLTPKSSVNGHGDRRKSEELLEHWQHLANLADFALAMKVTLDNLNKQSFNNFMLRIGLNKGAVLAGVIGARKPHYDIWGNTVNVASRMESTGVMGNIQVVEDCFDILKFFGFRFVRRGPILVKGKGELLTFFMKGKEKNPSDVLPQTTLPHQVVHVF, from the exons ATGTCCAACAAGGTCCGTCGCGGAGACACGGAGGAGCCCGCCGAGCGCCCCCGCGATGTCACGCCGCTCGGGCCCAGCCGCGGCCCGCTATCGAGCGTCCGATCGGTTTTCAGGCCCGACTCCCTGGAGAAGCTTTACCAGAGTTACTTCCGGCAGAGGAGGCAGCAGAACATGCTGATGCTGCTGACCTTCGCCGCCCTCTTCAACGGCTTCGTGGTGGTCACGTGCGCCGCCGTGTACACCGAGCGCAAGCGGGCCATGCTGGCGGTGGCGGCCGTGGGGCTGGCCGCCGACGTGGTCTTCTACGAGCTGTACCGGCGGCACAAGCTGCCCGGGTCGACGGTCTCACGAGGTGCCGTCCCGTACGTGCTATGGCTGATGGTGAGCGTCCACGTGCTGTGCTACACGGGGCTCAACTTCGGCCACGCTTCCCACGCCAGCGACGCGGTGGCCTGGCAGGCCTTCTTTAGCTTCTCCGCTTTCCTGACTCTGCCCCTCAACCTGTCGGCCCTGCTCCTGCTCTCGGGGCTCTCCTGCGGGATCCACCTGCTTCTCCTGGGCCTGACTGTGGCTCAGAGATTTGAGGACCACTTACAAGGGCCCCTGCTGGTCAGGCAG CTCCTGGCCAACGCCTTGCTGTACCTGTGTGCAGCCGCAGTGGGGGTGATGTCATACTTCATGTCTGACAGCAAGTACAGGATGGCCTTTTTGGAGGCGCGCCAGTCCCTGGAGGTCAAAATCACGCTGGAGGAGCAAAGCGCCCAGCAG GAGGAGCTACTGTTGTCCATCCTGCCCAAGCACATTGCCGATGAGATGCTGCAGGGTATGAAGAACCAAGGCACTGAGAACCAAGTCCAGGAGCAGCAGAAGCAGTTTAACACCATGTACATGTACCGCCACGAGCACGTCAG CATCCTGTTTGCCGACATGGTGGGCTTCACCCAGCTGTCCTCCACCTGCAGCGCTCAGGAGCTGGTCAAGCTGCTCAACGAGCTCTTCGCTCGCTTTGATAAACTGGCCGAA CGTCACCATCAGCTGCGGATCAAAATCCTGGGCGACTGCTACTACTGCATCTGCGGTCTTCCGGACTTCCGAGAAGATCACGCCGCCTGCTCCATCATGATGGGGCTCTCCATGGTGGACGCCATCTC TTACGTGCGGGAGATGACCCAAACCGAGGTGGACATGCGAGTGGGGGTCCACACGGGAACCGTGTTGGGAGGAGTGCTGGGTCAGAAGCGTTGGCAGTTTGACGTCTGGTCCACCGATGTCACCGTCGCCAACAAGATGGAGTCGGGGGGCGTTCCCGG TCGAGTGCATATTTCTCAAAGCACCAAGGAATGTCTCCACGGCGAGTTTGAACTTGAGCCGGGAAACGGCGGCCAGAGATGCGAGTACCTGCTGGAGAAAGGCATCGACACTTATTTGGTTCTGGTTCCTAAAACGGAGGAACCCAAGAGAAAAGTAAGCGTGGTGTCTACCCAAAAATCCTGGCAGTTGATCAACACCACGTCAAACGGGAACGTGGTTTCAGCGTCTCCGGTCTCTGAGTCCCATCAGGAG CGGTACCGCTTGGTAGGAGAACAAGTCATCAACGCGCGACTCCAGCAGGAGCTCCTGGAGAGAGAAACACAGCAAAT acTGAAGAAGCGGATCCATCTGGTGTGGTTGCGTTTTGTGGACGGCAAGCTGGAGGCGCGCTACTCCTCGGAGAAGGAGAAGCGCAGCGGGGCGGCCTTCTGCTGCTGCGCCATGGTGCTGTTCTTCATCACCGCCATGGAGGTCTTCATCGACCCGCT ACTGGTGGTGAACTACGTGACTCTGGCCATCGGAGAAGTTCTGTTGCTGGTCCTCACGGCGTGCTCCCTCGCCGCCATCTTCCCGAGG TTTTTTTCCAAGAGGCTGGTGTCCTTCTCTTTGTGGATCGACCGCACACGCTGGGCGAGAAACACCTGGGCCATGGCGGCCATTTTTGTCCTCACCATGACCGTGGTGGCTGATATG ctcagcTGCGTTCCGCCTCACTTCCGGTTGGTCAACGGGACGTCGGACATGGCGCTGGACGTGCTGGGCGAGTGCGCCGAGAACCCCAAGCACTACAGCTTCATGGGCGTGATGTTGCTGGTGGCCGCCGCCATGCTGGTGCAGGTCAGCCACGTGATCAAGCTGAGCCTGATGCTGCTGATCGTCACGGCGACGGGGGCCGTTAACATCCACGGCTGGCGAGACATCTACGATCTCTACGACTTTGTGCATTTTGCATCGTACAG AACCTCCATGATACCATCCAAGTACCTGATGACGGTGATGACCGTGGTGATGATGGTCAGCCTCTACCTCTTTGCCCGCCAC TTGGAGCGTCAATCCAGAGAGCTGTTCCTGTGGAAGGTGGGCGTGCACGACCAAAAGGAGAAAGTGCTGGAGATGAGACGCTGGAACGAAGCGCTGGTCACCAACATGTTGCCCGAGCACGTGGCCAAGCACTTCCTGGGCACCAAAAAGAGAGATGAG GAGCTGTACAGTCAGTCGTACGAAGAAGTAGGCGTGATGTTCGCATCCATCCCTAATTTCTCCGACTTCTACACAGAAGAAAGCATCAACAACGGAGGCATCGAGTGCCTCCGGATCCTCAACGAGATCATCTCTGATTTTGACAGC CTACTCGACCGGGACGAGTTCCGCACCATCACCAAGATCAAGACAATAGGAAGCACCTACATGGCAGCGTCGGGCCTCACCCCGAAAAGCAGCGTAAACGGACACGGCGACCGTCGCAAG TCGGAGGAGCTTCTGGAGCACTGGCAGCACCTGGCCAATCTGGCTGACTTCGCTTTGGCCATGAAAGTCACCCTGGACAACCTCAACAAGCAGTCGTTCAATAACTTCATGCTACGAATCG GACTTAATAAAGGTGCCGTTCTGGCCGGCGTGATCGGAGCTCGTAAACCTCACTACGACATCTGGGGGAACACGGTCAACGTGGCCAGCAGGATGGAGTCCACCGGAGTCATGGGGAACATTCAG GTGGTGGAGGACTGCTTCGACATCCTAAAGTTCTTCGGCTTCCGCTTTGTGCGAAGGGGACCCATTCTTGTCAAAGGGAAAGGCGAGCTGCTCACCTTCTTCATGAAGGGCAAAGAAAAAAACCCAAGCGACGTTCTTCCACAAACCACTCTTCCGCACCAAGTGGtgcatgttttttga
- the LOC125990480 gene encoding adenylate cyclase type 3-like isoform X1 produces MSNKVRRGDTEEPAERPRDVTPLGPSRGPLSSVRSVFRPDSLEKLYQSYFRQRRQQNMLMLLTFAALFNGFVVVTCAAVYTERKRAMLAVAAVGLAADVVFYELYRRHKLPGSTVSRGAVPYVLWLMVSVHVLCYTGLNFGHASHASDAVAWQAFFSFSAFLTLPLNLSALLLLSGLSCGIHLLLLGLTVAQRFEDHLQGPLLVRQLLANALLYLCAAAVGVMSYFMSDSKYRMAFLEARQSLEVKITLEEQSAQQEELLLSILPKHIADEMLQGMKNQGTENQVQEQQKQFNTMYMYRHEHVSILFADMVGFTQLSSTCSAQELVKLLNELFARFDKLAERHHQLRIKILGDCYYCICGLPDFREDHAACSIMMGLSMVDAISYVREMTQTEVDMRVGVHTGTVLGGVLGQKRWQFDVWSTDVTVANKMESGGVPGRVHISQSTKECLHGEFELEPGNGGQRCEYLLEKGIDTYLVLVPKTEEPKRKVSVVSTQKSWQLINTTSNGNVVSASPVSESHQEVNGTLAVVLLCLLILGVLPQRYRLVGEQVINARLQQELLERETQQILKKRIHLVWLRFVDGKLEARYSSEKEKRSGAAFCCCAMVLFFITAMEVFIDPLLVVNYVTLAIGEVLLLVLTACSLAAIFPRFFSKRLVSFSLWIDRTRWARNTWAMAAIFVLTMTVVADMLSCVPPHFRLVNGTSDMALDVLGECAENPKHYSFMGVMLLVAAAMLVQVSHVIKLSLMLLIVTATGAVNIHGWRDIYDLYDFVHFASYRTSMIPSKYLMTVMTVVMMVSLYLFARHLERQSRELFLWKVGVHDQKEKVLEMRRWNEALVTNMLPEHVAKHFLGTKKRDEELYSQSYEEVGVMFASIPNFSDFYTEESINNGGIECLRILNEIISDFDSLLDRDEFRTITKIKTIGSTYMAASGLTPKSSVNGHGDRRKSEELLEHWQHLANLADFALAMKVTLDNLNKQSFNNFMLRIGLNKGAVLAGVIGARKPHYDIWGNTVNVASRMESTGVMGNIQVVEDCFDILKFFGFRFVRRGPILVKGKGELLTFFMKGKEKNPSDVLPQTTLPHQVVHVF; encoded by the exons ATGTCCAACAAGGTCCGTCGCGGAGACACGGAGGAGCCCGCCGAGCGCCCCCGCGATGTCACGCCGCTCGGGCCCAGCCGCGGCCCGCTATCGAGCGTCCGATCGGTTTTCAGGCCCGACTCCCTGGAGAAGCTTTACCAGAGTTACTTCCGGCAGAGGAGGCAGCAGAACATGCTGATGCTGCTGACCTTCGCCGCCCTCTTCAACGGCTTCGTGGTGGTCACGTGCGCCGCCGTGTACACCGAGCGCAAGCGGGCCATGCTGGCGGTGGCGGCCGTGGGGCTGGCCGCCGACGTGGTCTTCTACGAGCTGTACCGGCGGCACAAGCTGCCCGGGTCGACGGTCTCACGAGGTGCCGTCCCGTACGTGCTATGGCTGATGGTGAGCGTCCACGTGCTGTGCTACACGGGGCTCAACTTCGGCCACGCTTCCCACGCCAGCGACGCGGTGGCCTGGCAGGCCTTCTTTAGCTTCTCCGCTTTCCTGACTCTGCCCCTCAACCTGTCGGCCCTGCTCCTGCTCTCGGGGCTCTCCTGCGGGATCCACCTGCTTCTCCTGGGCCTGACTGTGGCTCAGAGATTTGAGGACCACTTACAAGGGCCCCTGCTGGTCAGGCAG CTCCTGGCCAACGCCTTGCTGTACCTGTGTGCAGCCGCAGTGGGGGTGATGTCATACTTCATGTCTGACAGCAAGTACAGGATGGCCTTTTTGGAGGCGCGCCAGTCCCTGGAGGTCAAAATCACGCTGGAGGAGCAAAGCGCCCAGCAG GAGGAGCTACTGTTGTCCATCCTGCCCAAGCACATTGCCGATGAGATGCTGCAGGGTATGAAGAACCAAGGCACTGAGAACCAAGTCCAGGAGCAGCAGAAGCAGTTTAACACCATGTACATGTACCGCCACGAGCACGTCAG CATCCTGTTTGCCGACATGGTGGGCTTCACCCAGCTGTCCTCCACCTGCAGCGCTCAGGAGCTGGTCAAGCTGCTCAACGAGCTCTTCGCTCGCTTTGATAAACTGGCCGAA CGTCACCATCAGCTGCGGATCAAAATCCTGGGCGACTGCTACTACTGCATCTGCGGTCTTCCGGACTTCCGAGAAGATCACGCCGCCTGCTCCATCATGATGGGGCTCTCCATGGTGGACGCCATCTC TTACGTGCGGGAGATGACCCAAACCGAGGTGGACATGCGAGTGGGGGTCCACACGGGAACCGTGTTGGGAGGAGTGCTGGGTCAGAAGCGTTGGCAGTTTGACGTCTGGTCCACCGATGTCACCGTCGCCAACAAGATGGAGTCGGGGGGCGTTCCCGG TCGAGTGCATATTTCTCAAAGCACCAAGGAATGTCTCCACGGCGAGTTTGAACTTGAGCCGGGAAACGGCGGCCAGAGATGCGAGTACCTGCTGGAGAAAGGCATCGACACTTATTTGGTTCTGGTTCCTAAAACGGAGGAACCCAAGAGAAAAGTAAGCGTGGTGTCTACCCAAAAATCCTGGCAGTTGATCAACACCACGTCAAACGGGAACGTGGTTTCAGCGTCTCCGGTCTCTGAGTCCCATCAGGAGGTAAATGGTACGTTAGCGGTTGTGCTTCTCTGTCTTCTGATTCTTGGTGTTCTTCCTCAGCGGTACCGCTTGGTAGGAGAACAAGTCATCAACGCGCGACTCCAGCAGGAGCTCCTGGAGAGAGAAACACAGCAAAT acTGAAGAAGCGGATCCATCTGGTGTGGTTGCGTTTTGTGGACGGCAAGCTGGAGGCGCGCTACTCCTCGGAGAAGGAGAAGCGCAGCGGGGCGGCCTTCTGCTGCTGCGCCATGGTGCTGTTCTTCATCACCGCCATGGAGGTCTTCATCGACCCGCT ACTGGTGGTGAACTACGTGACTCTGGCCATCGGAGAAGTTCTGTTGCTGGTCCTCACGGCGTGCTCCCTCGCCGCCATCTTCCCGAGG TTTTTTTCCAAGAGGCTGGTGTCCTTCTCTTTGTGGATCGACCGCACACGCTGGGCGAGAAACACCTGGGCCATGGCGGCCATTTTTGTCCTCACCATGACCGTGGTGGCTGATATG ctcagcTGCGTTCCGCCTCACTTCCGGTTGGTCAACGGGACGTCGGACATGGCGCTGGACGTGCTGGGCGAGTGCGCCGAGAACCCCAAGCACTACAGCTTCATGGGCGTGATGTTGCTGGTGGCCGCCGCCATGCTGGTGCAGGTCAGCCACGTGATCAAGCTGAGCCTGATGCTGCTGATCGTCACGGCGACGGGGGCCGTTAACATCCACGGCTGGCGAGACATCTACGATCTCTACGACTTTGTGCATTTTGCATCGTACAG AACCTCCATGATACCATCCAAGTACCTGATGACGGTGATGACCGTGGTGATGATGGTCAGCCTCTACCTCTTTGCCCGCCAC TTGGAGCGTCAATCCAGAGAGCTGTTCCTGTGGAAGGTGGGCGTGCACGACCAAAAGGAGAAAGTGCTGGAGATGAGACGCTGGAACGAAGCGCTGGTCACCAACATGTTGCCCGAGCACGTGGCCAAGCACTTCCTGGGCACCAAAAAGAGAGATGAG GAGCTGTACAGTCAGTCGTACGAAGAAGTAGGCGTGATGTTCGCATCCATCCCTAATTTCTCCGACTTCTACACAGAAGAAAGCATCAACAACGGAGGCATCGAGTGCCTCCGGATCCTCAACGAGATCATCTCTGATTTTGACAGC CTACTCGACCGGGACGAGTTCCGCACCATCACCAAGATCAAGACAATAGGAAGCACCTACATGGCAGCGTCGGGCCTCACCCCGAAAAGCAGCGTAAACGGACACGGCGACCGTCGCAAG TCGGAGGAGCTTCTGGAGCACTGGCAGCACCTGGCCAATCTGGCTGACTTCGCTTTGGCCATGAAAGTCACCCTGGACAACCTCAACAAGCAGTCGTTCAATAACTTCATGCTACGAATCG GACTTAATAAAGGTGCCGTTCTGGCCGGCGTGATCGGAGCTCGTAAACCTCACTACGACATCTGGGGGAACACGGTCAACGTGGCCAGCAGGATGGAGTCCACCGGAGTCATGGGGAACATTCAG GTGGTGGAGGACTGCTTCGACATCCTAAAGTTCTTCGGCTTCCGCTTTGTGCGAAGGGGACCCATTCTTGTCAAAGGGAAAGGCGAGCTGCTCACCTTCTTCATGAAGGGCAAAGAAAAAAACCCAAGCGACGTTCTTCCACAAACCACTCTTCCGCACCAAGTGGtgcatgttttttga
- the vgll2a gene encoding transcription cofactor vestigial-like protein 2a, with protein sequence MSCLDVMYQVLATQPYFSPYTPPHHQHHQKLTLDSKMDGRPPAAPTIKEEDKELPPGAEYLSSRCVLFTYFHGDISAVVDQHFSRALSHASYPPGGHKTLKDASFPMSQRNFPPSFWNSSYQSSAPSSLASALSAPHSDLAFSGGDPYALHGHLHQPGPPDAWHPSHPHHPYSFGGGLGSQGSPYPRPAVHEVYGAAFDPRYGSLLVPSVRSHHRLAASGGSAAHGGASPCDLAGGKGESAAWSGTFSAVGEIGLNMDAGLQMQDKSKDLYWF encoded by the exons ATGAGCTGCTTGGATGTGATGTACCAGGTGCTCGCCACGCAGCCCTACTTCAGCCCCTACAcgcccccccaccaccaacaccaccag AAGCTGACCTTGGACTCCAAAATGGACGGGCGTCCCCCCGCTGCCCCCACCATCAAGGAGGAGGACAAGGAGCTGCCCCCGGGGGCCGAGTACCTGAGCTCCCGCTGCGTCCTCTTCACCTATTTCCACGGCGACATCAGCGCCGTGGTCGACCAACACTTTAGCCGTGCGCTCAGCCACGCCTCGTACCCCCCCGGGGGCCACAAGACCCTCAAAG ACGCCTCGTTCCCGATGAGCCAGCGAAATTTCCCGCCGTCTTTCTGGAATAGTTCCTATCAGTCGTCGGCGCCGTCCTCGCTGGCGAGCGCTCTGTCGGCCCCCCACTCGGACCTGGCCTTCTCCGGGGGCGACCCGTACGCGCTCCACGGCCACCTGCACCAGCCCGGCCCGCCTGACGCCTGGCACCCGTCCCACCCGCATCACCCCTACTCGTTCGGCGGCGGCCTCGGCTCGCAGGGCTCGCCGTACCCGCGGCCCGCCGTGCACGAGGTGTACGGCGCCGCCTTCGACCCGCGCTATGGCTCGTTGCTGGTGCCCTCCGTCAGGTCGCACCACCGCCTGGCGGCCAGCGGAGGCTCGGCGGCGCACGGCGGCGCCTCGCCGTGCGACCTGGCAGGCGGGAAAGGCGAGTCGGCGGCCTGGAGCGGGACTTTCTCCGCCGTTGGAGAGATTGGACTCAACATGGACGCAG GTCTGCAGATGCAGGACAAGAGCAAGGACTTGTACTGGTTCTAG